The proteins below are encoded in one region of Carassius auratus strain Wakin unplaced genomic scaffold, ASM336829v1 scaf_tig00215912, whole genome shotgun sequence:
- the LOC113096356 gene encoding apical junction component 1 homolog has product MKKETPTEGENNRGPFKMTRTDPPDILTSTLYRDIKIGRNCGLSKYSGSSKQCDSQMVGPLDQNFETINKRHCRSFDFIESLDDPKDFSSSMEYPYRSDQKTVSKDAVWNGIGQQGHLRFSSPDLFNSRLSHQQISTDKTNEAARTSVHGKPRSKSAPRVRATLTPVPITVSPPATKRRQSPVDPQKRSECLPNREASRSTRALVNEVHPIKLQPHTPLYVSDCFEESRQEKQANTPHVRCRVDIKPDASVLQHTAQKMPTHRSNVPWQLSSTSGIRNVSFSSQIYTSRTPTPSECYNVDYRQAYQYPNSSHQSGSYIQTGENPFGMTSPRDTRDYRTLSNPNIPTKFFYTDDPCRYPVHPPSRKYYQDDQYSINSSNSQNPSISSQYIHDPRTRWVHTLPVRSYYADSHREPLDPFYSRPYSVSEPGPYFISTPQNETYFQEDPRVYAFPSEPSRMFYTKPCHYPADNPMRAYHTEGRRRPRMSQAFSDDWNRSSIATYSSQYASSQATPQRVPSISPWYHNDFTEPSHLRADVRNYSKSWDNIITPHMEREHGISRGRSYENLFHHGRPGVPSDKSQQPIIVNLSSSPRRYAALSLSDNCLENCAGERKNSVRGQWFVTPEITITDNDIRAANNNKRDGGTSSWNIQNTAGCQTANLNNLQGPANPPESTERKNNNYSLQQSLEQLDELLADLVIDYKPQNSRRPSKDRIDQLKQLIQNDETKEGKRDIDQEDSGVLNTQTDSSKTSPDTFKDPDSGCEGFQRSVEDVSLNHITEEDDTMVCSNRKCLRKDTTFNACLYFKSCHSCYTYYCSRNCRREDWDIHKENCLYGRISSVCRHILKHCRENFDVHKDFSRIARVGYLSRGRGVLFLGFPNPGCADDFIQVGLDSLTISPTYLSLRELDSFKDNLGQYYKELQIAGKEYDPTECFILNVSIAVGDLVPKLPSPKLQMPTVRKYAKVSLASSSPDKKIFKKECEMETLILTPPPGTSDLDKEGQEGRKAREICFINIQRELRTRGVFLRHEFPKIYNQLCEFVESNKRFTPTTIYPTDKRTRKQFMCMIMAASEPRMLDWVGAPHLLDDII; this is encoded by the exons ATGAAGAAG GAGACACCAACTGAGGGGGAGAATAACAGGGGTCCATTTAAGATGACACGGACGGATCCCCCTGACATATTAACATCAACTTTGTATCGAGACATAAAAATTGGTCGTAACTGTGGGCTCTCAAAGTATTCTGGATCTTCTAAGCAATGTGATTCCCAAATGGTTGGCCCACTGGATCAAAACTTTGAAACCATTAACAAAAGACATTGCCGTAGCTTTGACTTTATTGAGTCATTGGATGACCCAAAGGACTTTTCCTCGTCCATGGAGTATCCTTACAGGTCTGATCAGAAAACAGTAAGTAAGGATGCAGTCTGGAATGGCATTGGACAGCAGGGACACTTACGTTTTTCCTCACCAGATCTATTCAACTCACGGCTCAGCCATCAACAAATTAGCACAGACAAAACCAATGAGGCAGCAAGGACTAGTGTTCATGGCAAGCCTCGCTCAAAAAGTGCTCCAAGGGTTCGAGCCACCCTGACTCCTGTACCCATCACAGTCTCTCCACCTGCAACCAAGAGGCGTCAATCTCCAGTGGACCCCCAGAAGAGATCTGAATGTTTGCCAAATCGAGAAGCCTCCCGTTCAACCAGGGCTTTAGTGAATGAGGTTCATCCAATCAAGTTACAACCCCACACACCCCTCTATGTTTCTGATTGTTTTGAGGAGAGCAGACAGGAGAAACAAGCAAACACTCCCCACGTTAGGTGCCGTGTTGATATTAAGCCAGATGCCTCAGTTCTCCAGCACACTGCACAGAAGATGCCTACTCACAGAAGTAATGTTCCCTGGCAGCTTTCCTCAACATCAGGGATCAGGAATGTCTCATTTTCAAGTCAGATATACACTTCTAGAACACCTACTCCCAGTGAGTGTTACAACGTGGACTACAGGCAAGCTTATCAATATCCCAACAGCTCCCATCAGTCTGGTAGTTACATTCAAACTGGAGAGAACCCTTTTGGAATGACTTCTCCTAGAGACACAAGGGACTACAGAACCTTGTCTAATCCCAACATCCCAACCAAGTTCTTCTACACGGATGATCCCTGCAGGTATCCAGTTCACCCACCTAGTAGGAAATATTATCAGGATGACCAGTACAGTATTAACAGCAGCAACAGCCAAAATCCATCCATCAGTAGTCAGTATATACATGACCCAAGGACTCGGTGGGTTCATACTTTGCCTGTGCGTTCATACTATGCAGATTCCCATCGTGAACCCTTGGATCCATTCTACAGTAGACCTTACTCAGTGAGTGAGCCAGGGCCATACTTCATATCCACCCCTCAGAATGAAACATACTTTCAGGAGGATCCAAGAGTATATGCCTTTCCCTCTGAGCCCTCAAGGATGTTTTATACAAAGCCTTGCCATTACCCAGCAGACAATCCTATGAGAGCATATCATACGGAGGGACGGCGGCGACCACGTATGTCCCAGGCCTTTTCTGATGACTGGAACCGTTCAAGCATTGCTACATATTCCAGTCAGTATGCATCCTCACAGGCTACTCCACAGCGAGTGCCATCAATAAGCCCATGGTATCATAATGACTTTACTGAGCCAAGTCATTTAAGAGCAGATGTCCGGAACTACTCAAAATCCTGGGACAACATTATTACCCCTCATATGGAGAGAGAACATGGCATTTCACGAGGCAGGAGTTACGAGAACCTTTTCCATCATGGAAGGCCAGGAGTTCCCTCGGATAAAAGTCAACAACCAATTATTGTGAACCTTTCTAGTTCGCCGAGACGATATGCTGCCTTGTCCCTCTCTGATAACTGTCTAGAAAACTGTGCTGGTGAAAGAAAAAACAGTGTGAGGGGGCAATGGTTTGTAACCCCAGAGATTACAATTACTGACAATGACATTCGTGCAGCAAATAACAACAAGAGAGATGGAGGAACTAGCAGCTGGAACATCCAAAATACAGCGGGATGTCAAACTGCGAACTTGAACAACTTACAAGGACCAGCAAACCCACCAGAATCCACAGAGAGAAAGAACAATAATTACTCCCTGCAGCAAAGCCTTGAACAGCTTGATGAGCTGCTAGCTGACCTAGTCATCGATTATAAGCCTCAAAATAGCAGGAGACCTAGTAAGGATCGGATAGACCAACTCAAACAATTGATTCAGAATGATGAGACCAAAGAAGGGAAGCGGGACATAGATCAAGAGGATTCAGGAGTTTTGAACACACAAACAGACTCCTCCAAGACCAGCCCAGACACATTTAAAGACCCAGACAGTGGTTGTGAGGGTTTTCAGAGGAGTGTTGAGGATGTTTCTTTGAACCATATTACAGAGGAGGATGACACTATGGTGTGCTCCAACAGGAAATGCTTACGCAAAGACACTACATTCAATGCTTGCTTGTACTTCAAGTCCTGCCACAGTTGTTATACTTACTACTGCTCCAGGAACTGTAGGCGAGAAGACTGGGACATTCATAAAGAGAACTGTCTTTATGGCCGCATTAGTAGTGTTTGCAGGCACATACTAAAACATTGTCGAGAGAACTTTGATGTACATAAAGACTTTTCACGCATTGCTAGGGTAGGGTATCTGTCCCGTGGAAGAGGTGTACTGTTCTTGGGTTTTCCAAACCCTGGGTGTGCAGATGACTTTATTCAAGTTGGTCTTGACAGCCTTACTATCTCTCCAACATATCTATCCCTTCGAGAGTTAGACAGTTTCAAAGACAACCTTGGGCAGTACTACAAAGAGTTGCAGATTGCAGGCAAGGAATATGACCCAACTGAATGTTTCATCCTGAATGTATCCATTGCTGTTGGAGACCTAGTGCCTAAACTTCCTTCTCCCAAATTACAAATGCCAACAGTTCGCAAGTATGCTAAGGTGTCATTGGCCTCCTCAAGCCCagataagaaaatatttaagaaagAATGTGAAATGGAGACTCTGATTCTCACCCCACCCCCTGGGACATCTGACCTTGACAAGGAAGGCCAAGAGGGCAGGAAAGCAAGAGAGATTTGTTTCATAAACATTCAAAGAGAGCTTCGTACCCGGGGCGTATTCCTTCGCCATGAGTTTCCAAAAATATACAACCAGCTTTGTGAGTTTGTTGAGAGCAACAAAAGGTTTACCCCCACCACCATCTATCCCACTGACAAGAGAACCAGAAAGCAGTTCATGTGTATGATCATGGCAGCATCTGAACCAAGGATGCTTGACTGGGTTGGTGCACCACACCTTCTAGATGACATAATTTAA